In Myxocyprinus asiaticus isolate MX2 ecotype Aquarium Trade chromosome 46, UBuf_Myxa_2, whole genome shotgun sequence, a single window of DNA contains:
- the ric3b gene encoding protein RIC-3b isoform X1 produces the protein MSISTFHKLTILSCVVLCVALMLPKMLLSRGKRDATQHEGHFPPMPHKAAVSEEQRHSGRQTSSAHNPEAIARAKGAGTGASTGRKSNLAGQIIPIYGFAILLYILYILFKITSKGKTTNPPESRFIAVRSEKRKITDFELAQLQDRLNETKDVIQRNISAASVSSDSMAGSVAVDEEQKLLYQLQEITRVMHEGQLMDTVSPYTEEHHCQHECADFPADSQNDDVNEQFCCVHSSHTFTSNTNDEHQTDVNELSADTEDIHESHEIQCVEEHEEDDGDYEEKIDANRNRHIEDISVLESMSQSQHTTQTGSDITPISVSDNSVIRRWSKK, from the exons ATGAGTATTTCTACATTTCATAAGCTCACTATACTGTCATGTGTGGTTCTGTGCGTCGCGCTCATGCTGCCGAAAATGCTTTTATCGCGCGGAAAGAGAGACGCGACGCAGCATGAAG GGCATTTTCCTCCCATGCCGCACAAAGCGGCAGTATCCGAGGAGCAGCGACATTCCGGTCGGCAGACTTCAAGTGCTCATAATCCTGAAGCCATCGCCCGGGCTAAAGGAGCCGGCACTGGAGCCAGTACTGGAAGAAAGTCAAACCTCGCAGGACAGATCATTCCTATCTACGGCTTTGCCATCTTACTGTACATCCTCTATATTCTGTTTAAG ATCACATCCAAAGGTAAAACAACCAATCCCCCCGAGAGCCGATTCATTGCTGTCAGATCAGAAAAGAGGAAAATTA CTGATTTTGAGTTGGCTCAGCTGCAGGACAGATTAAATGAAACAAAGGACGTGATCCAGAGAAACATTTCAGCAGCTAGTGTCTCCTCAGACAG TATGGCAGGTTCTGTAGCTGTAGATGAGGAGCAGAAGTTATTGTACCAGCTGCAGGAGATCACACGCGTCATGCATGAGGGTCAACTCATGGACACAGTCTCACCATACACTGAAGAACACCACTGCCAACATGAGTGTGCTG ATTTTCCTGCCGACAGTCAAAACGATGATGTGAATGAGCAGTTCTGCTGCGTTCATTCATctcacacattcacctcaaacacAAATGATGAGCACCAGACAGATGTGAATGAGTTGAGCGCTGATACTGAGGACATACATGAGTCTCATGAGATACAGTGTGTGGAAGAACATGAGGAAGATGATGGTGACTATGAAGAGAAGATAGATGCCAACAGAAACAGACACATAGAAGATATTTCTGTGCTTGAATCAATGAGCCAATCACAGCACACAActcaaacaggaagtgacatcacgCCTATCTCAGTTTCAGACAATAGCGTCATCAGACGGTGgagcaaaaaataa
- the ric3b gene encoding protein RIC-3b isoform X2 yields MPHKAAVSEEQRHSGRQTSSAHNPEAIARAKGAGTGASTGRKSNLAGQIIPIYGFAILLYILYILFKITSKGKTTNPPESRFIAVRSEKRKITDFELAQLQDRLNETKDVIQRNISAASVSSDSMAGSVAVDEEQKLLYQLQEITRVMHEGQLMDTVSPYTEEHHCQHECADFPADSQNDDVNEQFCCVHSSHTFTSNTNDEHQTDVNELSADTEDIHESHEIQCVEEHEEDDGDYEEKIDANRNRHIEDISVLESMSQSQHTTQTGSDITPISVSDNSVIRRWSKK; encoded by the exons ATGCCGCACAAAGCGGCAGTATCCGAGGAGCAGCGACATTCCGGTCGGCAGACTTCAAGTGCTCATAATCCTGAAGCCATCGCCCGGGCTAAAGGAGCCGGCACTGGAGCCAGTACTGGAAGAAAGTCAAACCTCGCAGGACAGATCATTCCTATCTACGGCTTTGCCATCTTACTGTACATCCTCTATATTCTGTTTAAG ATCACATCCAAAGGTAAAACAACCAATCCCCCCGAGAGCCGATTCATTGCTGTCAGATCAGAAAAGAGGAAAATTA CTGATTTTGAGTTGGCTCAGCTGCAGGACAGATTAAATGAAACAAAGGACGTGATCCAGAGAAACATTTCAGCAGCTAGTGTCTCCTCAGACAG TATGGCAGGTTCTGTAGCTGTAGATGAGGAGCAGAAGTTATTGTACCAGCTGCAGGAGATCACACGCGTCATGCATGAGGGTCAACTCATGGACACAGTCTCACCATACACTGAAGAACACCACTGCCAACATGAGTGTGCTG ATTTTCCTGCCGACAGTCAAAACGATGATGTGAATGAGCAGTTCTGCTGCGTTCATTCATctcacacattcacctcaaacacAAATGATGAGCACCAGACAGATGTGAATGAGTTGAGCGCTGATACTGAGGACATACATGAGTCTCATGAGATACAGTGTGTGGAAGAACATGAGGAAGATGATGGTGACTATGAAGAGAAGATAGATGCCAACAGAAACAGACACATAGAAGATATTTCTGTGCTTGAATCAATGAGCCAATCACAGCACACAActcaaacaggaagtgacatcacgCCTATCTCAGTTTCAGACAATAGCGTCATCAGACGGTGgagcaaaaaataa
- the psma1 gene encoding proteasome subunit alpha type-1, with the protein MFRNQYDNDVTVWSPQGRIHQIEYAMEAVKQGSATVGLKSRSHAVLVALKRAQSELAAHQKKILHVDNHVGISIAGLTADARLLCNFMRQECLDSRFVFERPLPVSRLVSLIGSKTQIPTQRYGRRPYGVGLLIAGYDDMGPHIFQTCPSANYFDCKAMSIGARSQSARTYLERHMDSFLDCNLNDLVQHGLRALRETLPAEQDLTTKNVSIGIVGKEMEFTIYDDDNVASFLEGLEERPQRRVAQAADEAAPAVPDEPMEH; encoded by the exons ATG TTTCGAAATCAATATGACAACGATGTGACTGTGTGGAGTCCTCAG GGTCGTATTCATCAGATTGAGTATGCGATGGAGGCCGTGAAACAAGGATCAGCCACTGTAGGGCTCAAATCACGCAGTCATGCGGTTCTGGTGGCCCTCAAG AGAGCTCAGTCTGAACTGGCTGCCCATCAGAAGAAGATCCTTCATGTGGACAATCATGTGGGCATTTCCATTGCTGGACTGACGGCAGATGCCAGACTTCTCTG TAACTTCATGCGTCAGGAGTGTCTGGACTCCAGATTTGTGTTTGAAAGACCACTTCCTGTTTCTAGACTGGTCTCGCTCATTGGAAGCA AAACTCAGATTCCCACCCAGAGGTATGGCAGACGGCCATATGGAGTGGGGCTGCTGattgcaggatatgat GACATGGGGCCGCACATCTTCCAGACTTGCCCCTCTGCCAATTACTTTGACTGTAAAGCCATGTCCATCGGCGCTCGCTCACAGTCCGCCCGCACGTATCTGGAGAGACACATGGACTCATTCTTGGACT GTAATCTGAATGATCTGGTGCAGCACGGTCTGCGTGCGCTGAGGGAAACTCTACCTGCTGAACAAGATCTTACCACAAAG AATGTGTCCATTGGCATAGTGGGAAAAGAGATGGAGTTCACCATCTATGATGATGATAATGTTGCATCGTTCCTCGAGGGTCTGGAGGAGAGGCCACAAAGAAGG GTGGCTCAGGCAGCTGATGAAGCAGCTCCTGCTGTACCTGATGAACCGATGGAGCACTGA